In Ignavibacteriales bacterium, the following proteins share a genomic window:
- a CDS encoding 2-oxoacid:acceptor oxidoreductase subunit alpha, giving the protein MKKFVQADPSGVLAGYHFIDGDHACSEGALAAGCRFVAGYPITPSTEVVERIAERFPLVGGLFIQMEDEIASSIAIQGAVWGGKKAMTVTSGPGFSLMMEHIGLAAMTETPCVFIDVQRAGPSTGLPTAPAQGDMMQARWGSHGDYGIIALCPNSPQECFDLTIRAFNLSEEFRVPVLLMMDECVGHMTERVAIPPAEEIKIYPRRYFEGAKEEYLPFKADEDLVPPIIKAGDGYNIHVTGLTHDERGYPSMTVATQEKLVHRLVNKLKVNADKIIDYQEDEVDGADVVVITYGITSRVAIPAIEQARNEGIKVGHLRLITAWPFPEKYIRELAGRIKSFIVPEINYGQMVLEVERCNSGKAKVLLVPHGGGSVHNPKDIYNAIKKSL; this is encoded by the coding sequence TGGTTATCCAATTACTCCTTCTACAGAAGTCGTTGAAAGAATTGCCGAGCGATTCCCACTTGTTGGTGGATTGTTCATTCAAATGGAGGATGAGATTGCTTCTTCGATTGCTATACAGGGAGCAGTATGGGGTGGAAAGAAGGCGATGACTGTAACTTCTGGTCCTGGCTTTTCACTTATGATGGAACACATTGGTTTAGCCGCGATGACAGAAACTCCGTGTGTGTTTATTGATGTTCAACGTGCTGGACCATCCACAGGATTACCAACAGCACCGGCACAGGGAGATATGATGCAGGCTCGCTGGGGTTCGCATGGTGATTATGGAATAATTGCTCTCTGCCCAAATTCTCCGCAGGAATGTTTCGATCTTACAATTAGGGCATTCAATTTATCTGAAGAATTCCGTGTTCCGGTTTTGTTAATGATGGATGAATGCGTTGGACATATGACCGAGCGAGTTGCTATTCCACCTGCAGAAGAAATTAAAATTTATCCACGCAGATATTTTGAAGGAGCAAAGGAAGAATATCTTCCATTTAAAGCGGATGAGGATTTGGTTCCTCCAATTATTAAAGCTGGTGATGGTTACAATATCCACGTAACAGGATTAACGCACGATGAGCGCGGTTATCCTTCTATGACGGTTGCTACACAGGAAAAATTAGTTCATCGTCTTGTGAATAAACTTAAAGTAAATGCAGATAAAATTATTGATTACCAAGAAGATGAAGTTGATGGTGCTGATGTAGTTGTAATTACTTACGGCATAACTTCTCGTGTTGCAATTCCGGCAATTGAGCAGGCACGTAATGAAGGTATTAAAGTTGGGCATTTGCGGTTAATTACTGCCTGGCCATTTCCAGAAAAATATATAAGAGAATTGGCTGGCAGAATAAAATCTTTTATTGTTCCGGAAATAAATTATGGACAAATGGTTCTTGAAGTTGAGCGATGTAATTCTGGTAAAGCAAAAGTATTGCTCGTGCCACACGGTGGTGGATCTGTTCATAATCCAAAAGATATTTACAACGCGATTAAGAAAAGTTTATAG